In the genome of Cryptomeria japonica chromosome 8, Sugi_1.0, whole genome shotgun sequence, one region contains:
- the LOC131050598 gene encoding uncharacterized protein LOC131050598, producing the protein MDTSKSELLCPRHKHKLVWLPSGHRYDCSGCKDQGLNGRYLCRHPDCADSDSDFDFVLHRECAQLPDVYQKPNLAVEELYFHSQTRFRNNCSACKKPIRASAPKDVRVGDMNAHCAAIP; encoded by the exons ATGGATACCAGTAAGAGTGAACTTCTTTGCCCCCGCCATAAGCATAAGCTTGTTTGGCTTCCTAGCGGACACCGTTACGACTGCAGTGGATGCAAAGACCAGGGATTGAATGGGAGATATCTATGTCGTCATCCAGATTGCGCCGATTCCGATTCCGATTTCGATTTCGTGCTGCATCGAGAGTGTGCCCAACTACCTGATGTGTACCAGAAGCCAAATTTAGCTGTTGAGGAGTTATATTTCCACTCTCAGACAAGATTCCGGAACAATTGCAGCGCTTGCAAGAAGCCCATCAGAG CTTCTGCGCCGAAAGATGTCAGGGTTGGCGATATGAATGCACACTGTGCCGCTATACCCTAG